One segment of Pseudoalteromonas rubra DNA contains the following:
- a CDS encoding methyl-accepting chemotaxis protein — translation MALFGFSRTKTTEPQITLPQTLPWLKLDRHGNILATSEAFNTALAFSSSAPPKTLSALCNHHSDYQTLHNALQKRQHSSAQVCTMHNVEGTEFHVSVQLCPLDESHSFAVIHDVTAQYQPLVDASSATQALSNAQAWAELDLRGTVLNANEHFLSLVDATRQQLVNQHYQQFVVNEQLNAACWEALCEGQTLECDLKWQTSEQTFAWLHAKLVPVPDPHQRTAKVLLLASDISKQKHMTINLNSQIDGIRNAQAVIEFTLDGTIVTANQNFLDVMGYQLEEIQGQHHRLFVTTKEAASDEYAAFWRALGRGELQSGEFKRVNKHGEAVWIQAHYTPLYDENGRLWKIMKFASDITADKLNAFEAQGQIEAINRSQAVIQFNLDGTILDANDNFLSAMGYSKEEIIGQHHRLFVEPKYAQSEEYQQFWQDLKNGHFHSGEFFRLGKHAKPIWISATYNLIRDDEGNPLKVVKYAMDITHQKQITADLEGQVQAIHKSQAVIEFEMDGTILWANDLFLATMGYTLDEVKGQHHRMFATPEQAQSNEYQQFWAQLNRGEFDSGQYMRIAKNGQEIWIQATYNPILDQHGRPVKVVKYATDITAQKQAVQHIKNAIFALEQGDLTHRITAELGEDFSVLTQAMNGLFDKLSELVQTINNGAAQVFDIARQIASNNEELNSRVESQAASLEETAATMEQLTATVKNNAISATTASERAAVVREKALSGKQTIEDAINAVGNIESYSRKISDIVGVIDEIAFQTNLLALNASVEAARAGEAGRGFAVVASEVRNLAQRSASAAKEIKALIKNSVDAVTEGSKLVYDSGTTFDELTQSIAQVSDMVSNIDDASKEQASGIAAVCSTIAQMDGITQQNVSLVETTSKSGKTMESQARVLTDQVAFFNLEDSRLS, via the coding sequence ATGGCGCTCTTCGGCTTTTCAAGAACAAAAACAACAGAACCACAAATCACCCTACCGCAAACATTGCCTTGGCTAAAGCTCGACCGACACGGTAATATTCTCGCCACCAGCGAGGCTTTTAATACCGCACTGGCATTTTCGAGCAGCGCCCCACCCAAGACATTGTCAGCACTGTGCAATCATCACAGCGACTACCAGACGTTACATAACGCGCTGCAAAAACGTCAACATAGCAGCGCGCAAGTCTGCACCATGCACAATGTCGAGGGCACAGAGTTTCACGTCTCAGTACAATTGTGTCCGCTGGATGAATCACACAGCTTTGCCGTGATCCACGATGTGACAGCGCAGTATCAACCTTTGGTGGACGCCTCCTCAGCCACACAGGCCTTGTCAAACGCGCAAGCCTGGGCAGAGCTGGACCTGCGAGGCACGGTATTGAATGCCAACGAGCATTTCCTATCCCTGGTGGATGCCACAAGACAGCAGTTGGTTAATCAGCACTATCAGCAATTTGTGGTCAATGAACAGCTCAATGCCGCTTGCTGGGAAGCGCTTTGTGAAGGCCAGACGCTTGAGTGTGACCTAAAATGGCAAACTTCGGAGCAAACATTTGCCTGGCTGCATGCCAAACTGGTTCCGGTGCCGGATCCACACCAACGCACAGCGAAAGTCTTGTTGTTAGCCAGCGATATCTCTAAGCAAAAACATATGACAATCAATCTCAACAGTCAGATTGACGGGATCCGCAATGCCCAGGCAGTTATCGAGTTTACCCTCGATGGCACGATAGTAACGGCCAATCAAAATTTTCTTGATGTGATGGGTTATCAGCTTGAAGAGATCCAGGGTCAGCACCATCGCCTGTTTGTCACTACAAAAGAAGCTGCCAGTGATGAGTATGCGGCATTCTGGCGGGCTTTAGGCCGAGGTGAGCTTCAATCTGGCGAGTTTAAACGGGTCAACAAACACGGGGAAGCGGTCTGGATCCAGGCGCACTATACCCCCTTGTATGACGAGAATGGTCGGCTCTGGAAAATCATGAAGTTCGCCTCTGACATAACCGCAGATAAACTGAATGCCTTTGAGGCACAAGGACAAATCGAGGCAATCAATCGCTCTCAGGCGGTGATCCAATTCAATTTAGACGGGACCATTTTAGACGCCAACGACAACTTTTTGAGTGCCATGGGTTATAGCAAAGAGGAAATCATCGGTCAGCACCACAGGCTGTTTGTTGAGCCCAAATATGCTCAAAGTGAGGAATATCAGCAGTTTTGGCAAGATCTGAAGAATGGCCATTTCCATTCCGGTGAATTTTTTCGACTAGGCAAACATGCTAAACCTATCTGGATCAGTGCAACTTATAACCTGATCCGTGATGATGAGGGCAACCCGCTGAAAGTGGTTAAATACGCCATGGATATTACTCATCAGAAGCAAATCACAGCGGATCTGGAAGGGCAAGTACAGGCCATTCATAAATCTCAGGCGGTCATTGAGTTTGAAATGGACGGCACCATACTGTGGGCCAATGACCTGTTTTTAGCAACAATGGGCTATACACTCGACGAAGTCAAAGGCCAGCATCATCGCATGTTTGCCACCCCGGAGCAGGCTCAGAGCAACGAATATCAACAATTCTGGGCACAGCTCAATCGTGGCGAATTTGACTCGGGGCAGTATATGCGGATAGCCAAAAATGGCCAGGAAATCTGGATCCAGGCAACCTATAACCCAATCCTGGATCAACATGGCCGCCCAGTCAAAGTGGTGAAATATGCCACAGACATCACCGCGCAAAAGCAGGCTGTGCAACATATCAAAAACGCCATTTTTGCACTTGAGCAAGGCGATTTAACCCACCGGATCACCGCTGAACTGGGAGAGGACTTCTCAGTGCTGACGCAGGCAATGAATGGTCTGTTCGACAAGCTCAGCGAGCTGGTGCAGACCATCAATAACGGGGCAGCTCAGGTGTTTGATATCGCCCGACAAATCGCCTCCAATAATGAAGAGCTCAATAGCCGGGTAGAAAGTCAGGCAGCCAGTTTGGAAGAAACCGCCGCCACAATGGAGCAACTTACAGCGACGGTGAAAAATAATGCGATCAGCGCAACCACAGCGTCGGAACGGGCAGCCGTTGTCCGTGAAAAAGCACTCAGTGGTAAACAAACCATTGAAGATGCCATCAATGCGGTTGGTAATATTGAAAGCTATAGCCGAAAAATCTCCGACATCGTTGGCGTGATTGATGAAATTGCCTTTCAAACTAACCTGCTGGCACTCAATGCCTCGGTTGAGGCCGCCAGAGCGGGCGAAGCTGGCAGAGGGTTTGCCGTGGTTGCCAGTGAAGTGCGTAACCTGGCACAACGCAGTGCCAGCGCAGCCAAAGAAATTAAAGCGCTCATCAAAAACAGTGTTGACGCCGTCACCGAAGGCAGCAAGTTGGTTTATGATTCTGGCACGACTTTCGATGAGTTGACTCAGTCAATTGCGCAAGTCAGTGACATGGTCTCGAACATTGACGATGCCAGTAAAGAGCAAGCATCTGGTATCGCCGCGGTATGCTCTACCATTGCACAAATGGATGGCATTACTCAACAAAATGTCTCCCTGGTCGAAACCACGTCAAAATCGGGCAAAACCATGGAGAGTCAGGCCCGGGTGCTGACCGATCAGGTTGCCTTTTTCAATCTGGAAGACAGCCGCTTATCTTAG